A region of Salinibacter sp. 10B DNA encodes the following proteins:
- a CDS encoding RtcB family protein: MERTDLTRIDDFTWEIPESFREAMRVPVRIIANEELIGDIIRGEAIEQAIQTAMMPGLVGHLVVMPDVYSGQGAPVGIVAVSKWPVGTIAPGAIGHDINTGVRLLGSDIDLEEAKGNFDALADALKAHIPSGSDAEGSIQMNKSEVDHVAQSGAQWALRKDMAQQDDLVRAEEGGRLNDADPGKVSEVARSLGAQQLGTLGGGEHFIEIHSVEEVFDRAAAVTMGLKEDTLVAQIHCGSRGYGRQVCADYIERFQEAAPSYDITPPNPNLACVPLDSRESKDYMGAMKAAANYAYANRQVLAHRVREVFDDVLDGAGQRLKTVYDVAHNLGQVEMHQVEGKHMRCYVHRKGAARAFGPGTPGISLPYRALGQPVLVPGSMGENSWVMLATRESMQKSFGSACHGAGRTMSRHEANHHAEPVAIDEELEGQGVPVRGEGSPSAGGVKLKENIDAVVETVAGARLASKVARLKPLAVVHG; this comes from the coding sequence ATGGAACGTACAGATTTAACGCGGATCGACGACTTCACGTGGGAAATTCCGGAGTCGTTCCGAGAGGCGATGCGCGTTCCGGTACGCATTATTGCCAATGAGGAGCTGATCGGGGATATTATTCGGGGGGAAGCAATAGAACAGGCCATCCAGACGGCGATGATGCCCGGACTGGTTGGCCATCTTGTTGTAATGCCCGATGTCTATAGCGGCCAGGGCGCCCCGGTGGGCATTGTGGCCGTGTCGAAGTGGCCGGTGGGCACCATTGCCCCAGGCGCTATTGGTCACGACATCAACACCGGTGTGCGGCTGCTGGGATCGGACATCGATCTTGAGGAGGCCAAGGGCAATTTCGACGCCCTTGCCGATGCCCTCAAAGCGCACATCCCGAGTGGATCGGACGCGGAGGGGTCCATCCAAATGAACAAAAGCGAGGTCGACCACGTGGCGCAGTCGGGAGCACAGTGGGCGCTGCGGAAGGACATGGCCCAGCAGGATGATCTCGTCCGGGCCGAAGAAGGGGGGCGCCTGAACGACGCCGATCCTGGCAAGGTTAGCGAGGTTGCCCGCTCGCTTGGGGCCCAACAGCTCGGCACCCTCGGCGGAGGCGAGCACTTCATCGAGATTCACAGCGTCGAGGAGGTCTTCGATCGCGCCGCCGCCGTGACGATGGGACTCAAGGAGGATACTCTCGTCGCCCAAATTCACTGCGGGTCGCGCGGCTACGGCCGGCAGGTCTGCGCGGACTATATCGAGCGATTTCAGGAGGCCGCTCCCTCCTACGACATCACACCGCCGAACCCGAATCTCGCCTGCGTTCCCCTCGACTCCCGCGAGTCGAAGGACTACATGGGGGCCATGAAGGCCGCGGCCAACTACGCCTACGCCAACCGCCAGGTGCTAGCCCACCGCGTCCGGGAAGTGTTCGACGATGTGCTCGACGGGGCCGGGCAGCGCCTCAAGACGGTCTACGACGTCGCCCACAACCTCGGCCAGGTGGAAATGCATCAGGTTGAGGGCAAGCACATGCGCTGCTACGTGCACCGGAAAGGCGCGGCTCGCGCCTTCGGCCCGGGAACGCCGGGAATCTCGCTCCCCTACCGTGCCCTCGGCCAGCCGGTGCTCGTGCCCGGAAGCATGGGAGAAAACTCATGGGTCATGCTCGCCACGCGCGAGAGCATGCAGAAGAGCTTCGGCTCCGCGTGCCACGGTGCCGGACGGACGATGAGCCGCCACGAAGCCAACCACCACGCCGAGCCGGTGGCAATTGACGAAGAGTTGGAAGGCCAGGGGGTGCCCGTCCGCGGAGAAGGATCTCCGTCTGCCGGCGGCGTAAAGCTCAAGGAGAACATCGACGCGGTCGTGGAAACGGTCGCGGGTGCACGGCTTGCCAGCAAGGTGGCCCGGCTGAAGCCGCTCGCCGTGGTGCACGGGTAG
- the mnmA gene encoding tRNA 2-thiouridine(34) synthase MnmA: protein MSTKGRVLVAMSGGVDSSVTAVLLKERGYDVVGLTMKTWDYSTSGGRSDKEVGCCSIESMNDARVVATKHGFPHFVVDLREEFGDWVIERFTNEYLSGRTPNPCVLCNTHIKWDALLQRADDLDCEYIATGHYANVRYDEEIERYVLSRGKDRNKDQSYALWGLPQGHLARSIFPLGAYEKSEIREMAADFGLDNVADKPDSYEICFIPDNDYPRFLKDRVDGLEEEVSGGKFVLSDGTVVGEHDGYPFYTIGQRRGLDLALGERVYVTDIDPETNTITVGPKEELMEQTLTAHEINLVKYPKIEEERPAWGTIRYNDDGAGCLAWQPDEDTLKVAFAEPKRAITPGQSLVLYEDDDVLGGGWIHEVGTTESEAAEKTEEIPA from the coding sequence ATGAGTACTAAGGGACGTGTCCTCGTCGCAATGAGCGGCGGCGTCGACTCCTCCGTCACCGCCGTCCTGCTCAAGGAGCGCGGCTACGACGTGGTCGGCCTCACCATGAAAACGTGGGACTACTCCACCAGCGGCGGCCGTAGCGACAAAGAGGTTGGGTGCTGCTCCATCGAATCGATGAACGACGCCCGGGTGGTGGCCACCAAACACGGCTTCCCCCACTTCGTCGTTGACCTTCGGGAAGAGTTTGGCGACTGGGTGATTGAGCGGTTTACCAACGAATACCTCTCGGGCCGCACCCCCAATCCCTGCGTCCTCTGCAACACCCACATCAAGTGGGACGCCCTTCTGCAGCGGGCGGACGACCTGGACTGCGAGTACATCGCCACGGGCCACTACGCCAACGTTCGCTACGACGAGGAGATAGAACGCTACGTGCTGAGCCGGGGGAAAGACCGCAATAAAGACCAAAGCTACGCCCTCTGGGGATTGCCGCAGGGACACCTCGCCCGGTCCATCTTTCCCCTTGGGGCATACGAGAAGTCCGAGATCCGAGAAATGGCCGCCGACTTCGGTCTCGACAACGTGGCCGACAAGCCCGACTCCTACGAGATCTGCTTCATCCCAGACAACGACTATCCCCGCTTCCTAAAGGATCGCGTTGATGGGCTTGAAGAAGAGGTGAGCGGCGGCAAATTCGTCTTGAGTGACGGAACCGTCGTAGGAGAGCACGACGGCTATCCCTTTTATACCATCGGCCAACGGCGCGGGCTGGACCTGGCCCTGGGCGAGCGGGTGTACGTAACCGACATTGATCCGGAGACGAACACGATCACGGTGGGGCCGAAAGAAGAGCTCATGGAGCAAACGCTCACGGCCCACGAGATCAATCTCGTCAAATACCCTAAAATTGAAGAGGAGCGTCCGGCGTGGGGCACGATTCGATATAACGACGACGGCGCGGGATGCCTGGCCTGGCAGCCGGACGAGGACACGCTAAAGGTCGCTTTTGCAGAGCCCAAACGGGCCATTACGCCCGGACAAAGCCTCGTGCTCTACGAAGACGACGACGTGTTGGGCGGCGGCTGGATCCATGAGGTCGGCACTACCGAATCGGAGGCTGCCGAGAAGACCGAAGAGATTCCGGCATAG
- a CDS encoding RidA family protein — protein MSTSTSTSRSTVKTPLAPAAIGPYSQGILVGDQLYVSGQIAIDPETGSMVDGTIEEETERVLDNIGAILKAASMSFENVVRCEVVMTDVNDYAQINEVYARYFNEQPPARQAVQVEGLPRNARVEISCIAVR, from the coding sequence ATGTCTACTTCCACCTCCACGTCCCGTAGCACCGTAAAGACTCCCCTTGCCCCGGCTGCCATCGGACCGTATAGCCAGGGCATTCTCGTTGGCGACCAACTCTACGTTTCCGGGCAGATTGCCATCGATCCGGAAACGGGCAGCATGGTCGATGGGACGATCGAGGAAGAAACGGAGCGCGTGCTCGACAATATCGGCGCCATCCTGAAGGCGGCAAGCATGAGCTTCGAGAATGTCGTGCGCTGCGAGGTCGTGATGACCGACGTCAACGATTACGCCCAGATCAACGAGGTGTACGCGCGCTACTTCAACGAGCAGCCGCCCGCCCGTCAGGCCGTACAGGTGGAAGGGCTGCCCCGTAATGCCCGCGTCGAGATTTCATGCATTGCCGTTCGGTGA